One window from the genome of Fusobacterium necrogenes encodes:
- a CDS encoding DNA topoisomerase, which translates to MKKLIIAEKPSLAKNIANALGVKERKDGYIENSEYIISWAFGHILELYSIYDYLNNNEIKWNEIPLPFVPKDFLYKLKNDEGIKKQFKILKELINRNDVEEIINCGDADREGQLIIDNIIKEIGTNKTIKRLWLPEQTDETIRKEIQNLKNNKDYRNLYNEGLARTEVDWLLGINLTVYLTVKSGQKLACGRVLIPIIKYIYDRDMEIKNFISKNYYQVEGILEKDNIKVTLTDERKEDTKEKANEIAKKLSGKVKIIEIEKKEVTKQASKLFSLSTLQSFLSKNYKIDFASSLKIIQKLYENGYITYPRTNTEYLAENEKNKVKELIKVIDVHDELDFLDSKRIFDSSKIESHSAITPTKKIPQELTGNEKIIYEIVKNRFIANFLKEKTLTEKTTIVIQSLNDKNITFKLTGEAIIQEGFYKYESKDFKNELPHFTENEEFEIIFEAKEKKTSPPKKISEEELSNYLKNPFKKELKDSDDEDYKAILEGVEIGTEATRTGIIENAKKYGYISQNKSNYSIEMLGEKLIEILDKLNINLYSERTVEFSKLLKKIYREEKSIEDILNLAEEELKSIINQNIEIEKIKKDETLESLGTCPMCKKGQVHQKKSKEGKIFYTCSNQECKFFLWEDTKHFNNPIKVTKVKLKGMLAGKKQAFKMSNKEGKEYEAYLKLKLNGIYVNFEIDGFKNKKADN; encoded by the coding sequence ATGAAAAAATTAATAATTGCAGAAAAACCAAGTTTAGCAAAAAATATTGCTAATGCTTTAGGAGTTAAAGAAAGAAAAGATGGATATATAGAAAATAGTGAGTACATTATATCGTGGGCTTTTGGACATATATTAGAGCTTTATTCAATTTATGATTATTTGAACAATAATGAAATTAAATGGAATGAAATACCTTTACCATTTGTACCTAAAGATTTTTTATATAAATTGAAAAATGATGAGGGAATAAAAAAACAATTTAAGATATTAAAAGAGTTAATTAATAGAAATGATGTAGAAGAAATAATTAACTGTGGCGACGCAGATAGAGAAGGACAATTAATTATAGATAATATTATAAAAGAAATTGGAACAAATAAAACTATAAAAAGATTATGGTTACCAGAGCAAACAGATGAAACCATAAGAAAAGAAATTCAAAATTTGAAAAATAATAAAGATTATAGAAATTTATATAATGAAGGTCTGGCCAGAACAGAGGTTGATTGGTTATTAGGTATTAATCTAACAGTTTATTTAACAGTTAAGAGTGGTCAGAAGTTAGCTTGTGGAAGAGTATTAATTCCTATAATTAAATACATATATGATCGAGATATGGAAATAAAGAATTTTATTTCAAAAAATTATTACCAAGTTGAGGGAATATTAGAAAAAGATAATATAAAAGTTACTTTGACTGATGAAAGAAAAGAAGATACTAAAGAAAAAGCTAATGAAATAGCTAAAAAATTAAGTGGTAAGGTCAAAATTATAGAAATAGAGAAAAAAGAAGTAACTAAACAAGCAAGTAAGCTTTTTTCTTTATCAACTTTACAGAGTTTTTTATCTAAAAATTATAAAATAGATTTTGCAAGTTCTTTAAAAATAATACAAAAATTATATGAAAATGGATATATTACATATCCTAGAACAAATACAGAGTATTTAGCAGAAAATGAAAAAAATAAAGTTAAAGAGCTAATCAAAGTGATTGATGTGCATGATGAGCTTGATTTTCTTGATTCTAAAAGAATATTTGATTCATCAAAGATAGAAAGCCATAGTGCTATTACTCCAACAAAGAAAATTCCACAAGAATTAACAGGAAATGAGAAAATAATTTATGAGATTGTTAAAAATAGATTTATTGCTAATTTTTTAAAAGAGAAAACGCTAACAGAAAAAACAACTATAGTTATTCAAAGTTTAAATGATAAAAATATTACTTTTAAGCTGACTGGAGAAGCTATTATTCAAGAAGGATTTTATAAATATGAGTCTAAAGATTTTAAAAATGAATTACCTCATTTTACTGAAAATGAGGAATTTGAGATAATATTTGAAGCTAAAGAAAAGAAAACTTCCCCACCTAAAAAAATAAGTGAAGAAGAATTATCTAATTATCTTAAAAATCCATTTAAAAAGGAATTAAAAGATAGTGATGATGAAGATTATAAAGCTATTTTAGAGGGAGTAGAAATAGGAACTGAAGCAACTAGAACAGGTATTATTGAGAATGCTAAGAAATATGGATATATTTCTCAAAATAAATCTAATTATTCTATTGAAATGCTTGGAGAAAAACTAATAGAAATATTAGATAAACTTAATATCAATCTATATTCAGAAAGAACAGTTGAGTTTAGTAAGTTACTAAAAAAAATCTATAGGGAAGAAAAATCTATAGAGGATATTTTAAACCTAGCAGAAGAAGAATTAAAGAGTATAATCAATCAAAATATTGAGATTGAAAAAATAAAAAAAGATGAAACATTAGAAAGTTTAGGAACTTGTCCTATGTGTAAAAAAGGGCAAGTACATCAGAAAAAATCTAAAGAGGGAAAAATATTTTATACTTGTTCTAACCAGGAATGTAAATTTTTTCTCTGGGAAGATACAAAACATTTTAACAATCCTATAAAGGTAACAAAAGTAAAATTAAAAGGTATGTTAGCAGGGAAAAAACAAGCTTTTAAAATGTCCAATAAAGAAGGGAAAGAATATGAAGCTTACCTAAAATTAAAACTAAACGGAATATATGTAAATTTTGAAATAGACGGATTCAAAAATAAAAAAGCCGATAATTAG
- the lepB gene encoding signal peptidase I: MIIRNKLKKFIKILVITLGIVYTVKLYIYNNYCINITPSIPKGIYKLQDIKNLERNKIVYIEIPDNAKKIIWEREYLPQHINYLVKYIKGIPGDSIQVKNNNLYINGEFKGNIKKYDLQGKKLNSELPIDYVLKENEYILLGSDNNSYDSRYFGIIKKDKILKEASKINFSYVTRVKH; the protein is encoded by the coding sequence TTGATTATAAGAAATAAACTGAAAAAATTTATAAAAATATTAGTTATAACTTTAGGGATTGTTTATACAGTAAAATTATATATTTATAATAATTACTGTATAAATATAACCCCTTCAATACCTAAAGGAATATATAAATTACAAGATATTAAAAACTTAGAAAGAAATAAAATTGTATATATAGAGATTCCAGATAATGCAAAAAAAATAATTTGGGAAAGAGAATATCTACCACAACATATTAATTATTTAGTTAAATATATAAAAGGTATTCCTGGAGATAGTATTCAAGTCAAAAATAATAACTTATATATAAATGGAGAGTTTAAAGGAAATATAAAAAAATATGATTTACAAGGGAAAAAATTAAATTCAGAATTACCTATAGATTATGTACTAAAAGAAAATGAGTATATATTACTTGGATCAGATAATAACAGTTATGATTCTAGGTATTTTGGAATTATAAAAAAAGATAAAATTTTAAAAGAAGCAAGTAAAATAAATTTTAGTTATGTTACACGTGTGAAACATTGA
- a CDS encoding ArdC family protein, protein MKALDILMNDRKKLVEEIIKKMEKQGLEWKKGWTPEMLLPKNPSSDVTYKGRNVLKTFHASLINEYNDPRWVTFKQAQDEGWKIKPGAKSIILEKWIFEKEEKQKNPELGVEKKVKVKLDTPIPNYFRVFNANDVEGIPPLNLKPLEKTETLKIAENFIKSSKVPIIETAQPDAFYTPSKDKILIPLKETFKSQESYLATVLHEMVHSTGKELNRDITNNFGSEKYAREELVAELGAMMLQGKLGIKLEATHIDNHGAYLQSWIKVLKNDFNELFKASIEAEKASELLYSRYLEHSKEKIINKTTDNEYWRIEFNERSNGLKSYADLKLTKDLLEEIKKLDNELYQKNEGIYKFYFEHIKNNEVIDKGRIDVGTRDIESFKYLEDKLNELEKENVWAKKLAKDMGNNLEVATTSNNSWANKLAKDNLQLTLGK, encoded by the coding sequence ATGAAAGCTCTTGATATTTTAATGAATGATAGAAAAAAATTAGTTGAAGAAATCATCAAAAAAATGGAAAAACAAGGTCTTGAATGGAAAAAAGGTTGGACACCAGAAATGCTATTACCAAAAAATCCTTCATCAGATGTAACATATAAAGGCAGAAATGTTTTAAAAACTTTCCACGCTTCTCTTATAAATGAATATAACGATCCTCGTTGGGTTACATTTAAACAAGCACAAGATGAAGGGTGGAAAATAAAACCAGGAGCAAAAAGTATAATATTAGAAAAATGGATTTTTGAAAAAGAGGAAAAGCAGAAAAATCCAGAATTAGGAGTAGAAAAAAAAGTTAAAGTAAAATTAGATACACCTATTCCTAATTATTTTAGAGTTTTCAATGCTAATGATGTAGAAGGAATACCACCACTTAATTTAAAACCTTTAGAAAAAACAGAAACTTTAAAGATTGCAGAAAATTTTATAAAAAGTTCTAAAGTACCTATTATTGAAACTGCACAACCAGATGCTTTTTATACTCCAAGTAAAGATAAAATCCTAATTCCATTAAAAGAGACTTTCAAAAGTCAAGAAAGTTATCTAGCAACTGTATTACATGAAATGGTACATTCAACTGGAAAGGAACTAAATAGAGATATAACAAATAACTTTGGAAGTGAAAAATATGCCAGAGAAGAGCTTGTAGCTGAACTTGGAGCAATGATGTTACAAGGAAAATTAGGTATCAAATTAGAAGCTACACATATTGATAATCACGGAGCTTATTTACAAAGTTGGATCAAAGTTTTAAAAAATGATTTTAATGAACTTTTTAAAGCAAGTATAGAAGCTGAAAAAGCAAGTGAACTATTATATAGCAGATATCTTGAACACTCTAAAGAAAAGATTATTAATAAAACAACTGATAATGAATATTGGCGTATTGAGTTTAACGAACGTAGTAATGGTCTTAAAAGTTACGCTGATTTAAAATTAACTAAAGACTTGTTAGAAGAAATAAAAAAATTAGATAATGAACTTTATCAAAAAAATGAAGGTATTTATAAATTTTATTTTGAACATATAAAAAACAATGAAGTTATTGATAAAGGTAGAATAGACGTAGGTACACGTGATATTGAATCTTTTAAATATTTAGAGGATAAATTAAATGAACTTGAAAAAGAAAATGTCTGGGCTAAAAAACTAGCTAAAGATATGGGAAATAATTTAGAAGTGGCTACAACCTCTAATAATTCTTGGGCTAACAAACTGGCTAAAGATAATTTACAACTTACATTAGGAAAATAA
- a CDS encoding recombinase family protein translates to MKSRKLGYARVSTKEQVLDRQLKLLREAGVSEENIYIDKITGRTLERPKWKELLADLIVGDILIVTELDRLGRNKKDILNTFRLLEAKGVYIEILNMPLLNTNNENEFVKEILQPTALNLLAYFAEKEVEVKKERQAGAYDALPVDEKGRKISVKKNKVIGRPNKQENLTAEQKRYIDAWIAGNIKTKDCIKATGIGKTTLFNIKKSMKNN, encoded by the coding sequence ATGAAAAGTAGAAAATTAGGATATGCTAGAGTGTCAACCAAAGAGCAAGTATTAGATCGACAATTAAAACTACTAAGAGAAGCAGGAGTAAGTGAAGAAAATATTTATATTGATAAGATTACAGGAAGAACACTAGAAAGGCCTAAATGGAAGGAACTTTTAGCCGATTTAATAGTAGGAGATATTCTTATAGTAACTGAATTAGACAGACTGGGGCGTAATAAAAAAGATATATTGAATACCTTTAGATTATTAGAAGCAAAAGGGGTTTACATAGAAATCTTAAATATGCCGCTATTAAATACTAATAATGAAAATGAGTTCGTTAAAGAAATATTGCAACCTACAGCTTTGAATTTATTAGCATATTTTGCTGAAAAGGAAGTTGAAGTAAAAAAAGAAAGACAAGCAGGAGCTTATGACGCTTTACCAGTAGACGAGAAGGGAAGAAAAATATCAGTTAAGAAAAATAAAGTAATAGGTAGACCAAATAAACAAGAGAATTTGACAGCAGAGCAGAAAAGATATATAGACGCTTGGATCGCAGGTAATATTAAGACAAAAGATTGTATTAAAGCTACTGGAATAGGAAAAACAACACTTTTTAATATAAAAAAATCAATGAAGAATAATTAA
- a CDS encoding ParA family protein → MKELKLMMKYRKDGRLSRLNSATISLNQAMINHLGNIALSFFYKNKEIILNGNNESETYEKAKNGKIIELKRNIKLQSGRKLDLPLGILDDLGVNLEKENKVQIEFLEDHKLKLKLVSLPVENLEKKENTKVGKIITIKVNKGGVGKTFITVQLGAYLALQNKKVLLLTSDSQNNIIDYCFGERIEFAGGLKEFVKSGTGDIIKLRENLFFIPLESSTFGTQFLLKLPLFLEKLKNEYDYILIDSIPTMKIDSVFVKASDKIIIPTFCDRVTTEGVLNVVDETGVDKVLAVMINKYEDKKIQNLYKKELVEAIENTDILFPNPIPNTSEIEVLLHKGKTIWESKAKKIEEIQSSFKEVGDYIIEEKMNKNKFDINF, encoded by the coding sequence ATGAAAGAATTAAAACTAATGATGAAATATAGAAAAGACGGTAGATTAAGCAGATTAAATAGTGCTACTATCTCTTTAAATCAAGCTATGATAAACCATTTAGGGAATATAGCTCTTAGCTTTTTCTATAAAAATAAAGAAATTATATTAAATGGAAATAATGAATCTGAAACATATGAAAAAGCAAAAAATGGAAAAATCATTGAGCTTAAAAGAAATATTAAATTGCAAAGTGGTAGAAAATTAGATCTACCACTTGGAATATTAGATGATTTAGGAGTAAATTTAGAAAAAGAAAACAAAGTACAAATTGAATTTTTAGAGGATCATAAATTAAAGTTAAAATTAGTAAGTCTACCTGTAGAAAATTTAGAAAAAAAGGAGAATACAAAAGTGGGTAAAATTATAACTATAAAAGTAAATAAAGGTGGAGTTGGAAAAACTTTCATAACTGTTCAATTAGGAGCGTATTTAGCCTTACAAAACAAAAAAGTTTTATTACTAACTTCGGATTCTCAAAATAATATTATTGATTATTGTTTTGGAGAAAGAATTGAATTTGCTGGAGGTTTAAAAGAATTTGTAAAATCTGGAACTGGGGATATTATTAAATTAAGAGAAAATTTATTTTTCATACCGTTAGAAAGTAGCACTTTTGGAACTCAATTTTTACTAAAACTTCCTTTATTCTTAGAGAAACTTAAAAATGAATATGATTATATATTAATTGACAGTATTCCTACTATGAAAATTGATAGTGTATTTGTCAAAGCGTCGGATAAAATAATTATCCCTACATTCTGTGATAGAGTAACAACAGAAGGAGTATTAAATGTCGTTGATGAAACAGGAGTAGATAAAGTTTTAGCTGTTATGATTAACAAATATGAAGATAAGAAAATTCAAAATTTATACAAAAAAGAATTAGTGGAAGCAATAGAAAATACAGATATATTATTCCCAAATCCTATCCCTAATACTTCTGAAATAGAAGTATTGCTTCACAAAGGTAAAACAATATGGGAAAGTAAAGCTAAAAAAATTGAAGAAATTCAGTCTTCATTTAAAGAAGTTGGAGATTATATCATCGAAGAAAAAATGAATAAAAATAAATTTGATATTAATTTTTAA
- a CDS encoding zeta toxin family protein, which produces MIDNFTESEFKKAFEEIKVRLTENIEITEEKKAFLLGGQPGAGKSGLTALLEKENKNLIVINGDDFRKKHPHFIELQKMYGKEAVEYTKTFAGKMTEALINKLSDEGYNLIIEGTLRTSETPLKTQQELSKKGYQVEMAVIQVRPEVSYLGTLNRYEEMIKLGLQPRATLKKDHQIVVDNIANNLSKLYNAKVFSNIRIYNRENECLYSMKETPNIDPGTLISKEFQRTLSEDEKKQILKGYDKVLEYMNERKAPKEEIAIIEREKENSIKEKENPFEKLLKERENSLENNKDMSSWEKKLSNDRKALTLGKE; this is translated from the coding sequence ATGATTGATAATTTTACTGAAAGTGAATTTAAAAAAGCATTTGAAGAAATAAAAGTTAGACTTACAGAAAATATTGAAATTACAGAAGAAAAAAAGGCTTTTCTTCTTGGAGGACAACCAGGAGCAGGTAAAAGTGGACTGACAGCTTTACTAGAAAAAGAAAATAAGAATTTAATTGTTATAAATGGAGATGATTTTAGAAAAAAACACCCTCATTTTATAGAATTACAAAAAATGTATGGAAAAGAAGCAGTAGAATATACTAAAACTTTTGCAGGGAAAATGACAGAAGCTTTAATTAATAAATTAAGTGATGAAGGATATAATTTAATTATAGAAGGAACACTAAGAACATCAGAAACACCATTAAAAACACAACAAGAACTTTCTAAAAAAGGTTATCAAGTTGAAATGGCTGTAATTCAAGTAAGGCCAGAAGTTTCTTATTTGGGTACTTTAAATAGATATGAAGAAATGATAAAATTAGGACTTCAACCAAGAGCAACACTAAAAAAGGATCATCAAATTGTGGTTGATAATATAGCTAATAATTTAAGTAAATTATACAATGCAAAAGTATTTTCTAATATTAGAATTTATAATAGAGAAAATGAATGTTTATACTCAATGAAAGAAACACCTAATATTGATCCAGGAACATTAATCTCTAAAGAATTTCAAAGAACTTTATCCGAAGATGAGAAAAAACAAATTTTAAAAGGTTATGATAAAGTATTAGAATATATGAATGAACGTAAAGCACCAAAAGAAGAAATAGCTATAATAGAAAGAGAAAAAGAAAATAGTATAAAAGAAAAAGAAAATCCTTTTGAAAAACTTTTGAAAGAGAGAGAAAATTCTTTAGAAAATAATAAAGATATGAGTTCTTGGGAAAAAAAACTTTCAAATGATAGAAAAGCTTTAACTTTAGGGAAGGAATAA
- a CDS encoding Abi family protein: MRKSKPPLPIEKQIENIKSKGILIVDETKCREFLKRNNYQKLFLFREFFSSTPLKIENLINLYNLDIEIRNIIFYGLGVIETKLKTELAYYHVLKYGNHGYLNQSHFDKSNFHTIFIEEILKKVNKEKNQMIENHFSRYDDDPPLYKIIEILSFGQISKFYSNMILRDRKYFSRENYNGIDINILSSWFKFLVEIRNICAHGMPLLSRKILFPPKKLKKVEWDSISNKEIEIIFFVMKIIIDDPIEFNKIKIKLINLLNGFSDYRMHSKLETMLNRIKNL; this comes from the coding sequence ATGAGAAAATCTAAGCCACCTTTACCAATAGAAAAACAGATAGAAAATATAAAATCTAAGGGTATTCTCATTGTTGATGAAACTAAATGTAGAGAGTTTTTGAAGCGTAATAATTATCAAAAATTATTTTTATTCAGAGAGTTTTTTAGTTCGACACCCTTAAAGATTGAAAATCTTATTAATTTATATAATTTAGATATAGAAATTAGAAATATTATATTTTATGGGTTAGGAGTAATTGAAACTAAATTAAAAACAGAATTGGCGTATTATCATGTTTTAAAGTATGGAAATCATGGTTATTTAAACCAAAGTCATTTTGATAAATCAAATTTTCATACTATTTTTATTGAAGAAATTTTAAAAAAAGTAAATAAAGAAAAAAATCAAATGATTGAAAACCATTTTTCCAGATATGATGATGATCCACCATTATATAAAATTATTGAAATACTTTCTTTTGGACAAATTTCAAAATTTTACTCAAATATGATACTTCGCGATAGAAAATATTTTTCAAGAGAAAATTATAATGGAATAGACATTAATATTTTAAGTTCTTGGTTTAAATTTTTAGTTGAAATTAGAAATATTTGTGCTCACGGAATGCCATTATTGTCTAGAAAAATATTATTTCCTCCAAAAAAATTGAAAAAAGTAGAATGGGATTCCATAAGTAATAAAGAAATTGAGATTATTTTTTTTGTAATGAAAATTATAATTGATGATCCTATAGAGTTTAATAAAATAAAGATAAAATTAATAAATTTGTTAAATGGATTTAGTGATTATAGAATGCATTCTAAATTAGAAACTATGTTAAATAGAATAAAAAATTTATAA
- the tenpIN gene encoding type III toxin-antitoxin system TenpIN family toxin: MKFNFLKKEFFDEYKECSEMEKKENRPYACTTLVKCLGMIFAVPLRSNIQHENAIFTNKEKTKGLDLTKAVIINDFVKFVDTTTKVYINDDEYKLLLGKEDFLSKKLETYIKKYKKALKNPEIPKNSILLKYSTLQYFHKELSIGEELANDSWKKKVQNNLKDLGLEK, translated from the coding sequence ATGAAATTTAATTTTTTAAAAAAAGAATTTTTTGATGAATACAAAGAATGTTCAGAAATGGAGAAAAAAGAGAATAGACCATATGCTTGTACTACATTAGTTAAATGTCTTGGTATGATTTTTGCTGTTCCTTTGAGAAGTAATATTCAGCACGAAAATGCAATTTTTACAAATAAAGAAAAAACAAAGGGTTTAGATCTAACAAAAGCTGTTATAATTAATGACTTTGTCAAATTTGTAGATACAACAACAAAAGTATATATAAATGATGACGAATATAAATTATTACTAGGGAAAGAAGATTTTTTGTCTAAGAAATTAGAAACATATATAAAAAAATATAAAAAAGCATTAAAAAATCCAGAGATTCCTAAAAATAGTATTTTGTTAAAATATTCCACATTACAATATTTTCATAAAGAATTAAGTATTGGGGAAGAATTAGCTAATGATTCTTGGAAAAAGAAAGTTCAAAATAATTTAAAGGATTTAGGGCTAGAAAAATGA
- a CDS encoding helix-turn-helix domain-containing protein, translating into MKIGDKIRITRKINKITINDLANFLGISAPTLRKIESNELFINYDLIKRLLENPVFTKDHKEIEEYYYNQELSKKVLVQVKSERIYIIIPKDIAIGFNLNENNEIYCTYLTNKIILQHEENDDYIFEKRKIIKDRYSFIFFIGQKLKNLQGREVRLTLNLRKKILMITY; encoded by the coding sequence ATGAAAATAGGAGATAAAATTAGAATTACTCGTAAAATAAATAAAATTACTATCAATGATTTAGCTAATTTTTTAGGAATATCTGCTCCAACTTTAAGAAAAATAGAATCAAACGAATTATTTATAAATTATGATTTAATAAAAAGATTGTTAGAAAATCCAGTTTTTACTAAAGATCATAAAGAAATAGAAGAATATTACTATAATCAAGAGCTATCAAAAAAGGTTTTAGTACAGGTAAAGAGTGAAAGAATTTATATAATTATACCAAAAGATATAGCTATAGGATTTAATTTAAATGAGAATAACGAAATATATTGTACTTATTTAACAAATAAAATAATATTACAACACGAAGAAAATGATGATTATATTTTTGAAAAAAGAAAGATTATTAAAGATAGATATAGTTTTATTTTTTTCATAGGACAAAAATTAAAAAATTTACAGGGGCGTGAAGTTAGACTAACTTTAAATTTGAGAAAAAAAATTTTGATGATAACATATTAA